Within the Caldilineales bacterium genome, the region CGGCTGGTCTGCCTCCCAACACATTCTTTTCCCACAGATCGCCCAGGCCATAGTCTTCCAGCCAAGGCGCGATCGCGTCAGCGGAGAGGCGTTTGAACACGGACTGTCCGCCGTGGCGGTCAACCACGATGATGTCTTCAGGCTCGAATTGATTCACGAGGGTCACGGATTGGGTGGCGACGATGATCTGTGTTTTCTCGGACGTACTCTGAATCAGTTCTGCCAGCAGCGTGATTGCATAAGGATGCAGCCCTAGCTCGGGTTCATCAAGGAGGATGATGCCCGGCATCTTCTCAAGCGGCTGGAGCAACAGCGTCGCCAGGCTCATCAAACGCAGGGTGCCGTCCGAAAGAGAGTTGGCATCGAAATAGGCGTCCGACCCTCGCTCGCGCCACTCCAGTTTGATTTTATTCTCGTTGAGAGGGTTCGGCCTGAGCGCGAAATCGTCGAAGAAGGGCGCCGCCAGACGGATAAAATCGACGATGTTGCGATAATGCGCTTCTTGTCGTTCGCGCAAGTAGAACAGATAGGCCGCCAAATTTGCGGCATCTTGCCTCAAAGAGATATTATCATCGATGTTACCATTTTGTTTTACCCTCGCAGAATCGCTTGTATCATGAAAATGAAACAATTCCAGACTTTGCATTGCCTGCAACAAATGATAGGCGACATCGCTTTCTTTTTGAGCCTTCGAAGACAGTCTGCTTTCGG harbors:
- a CDS encoding AAA family ATPase, with translation MNKLVKITLKGYKSIRELELELRPLSILIGANGAGKSNFISVFRFLKHLVDENLQLHIGRSGGADQILYYGRKNTERLVIGLRFEVGDDLFNGYQCSLVTTASDSFVFESETVSFHNRSKFFRPFFEELGAGHPESRLSSKAQKESDVAYHLLQAMQSLELFHFHDTSDSARVKQNGNIDDNISLRQDAANLAAYLFYLRERQEAHYRNIVDFIRLAAPFFDDFALRPNPLNENKIKLEWRERGSDAYFDANSLSDGTLRLMSLATLLLQPLEKMPGIILLDEPELGLHPYAITLLAELIQSTSEKTQIIVATQSVTLVNQFEPEDIIVVDRHGGQSVFKRLSADAIAPWLEDYGLGDLWEKNVLGGRPAA